The following are encoded in a window of Rubellicoccus peritrichatus genomic DNA:
- a CDS encoding glycoside hydrolase family protein has protein sequence MIADIEIENHYSEFSRSLEGVGRILEDPDNNVWCCSPIYDDAGNVHVFYSKWVNDAAHKGWLTCSQIGHAVAAKPEGPYEILDTALKGRGGDFWDSVTIHNPTIHKVDDLYYLFYMGNSDGLVTSKRVGVAVSSSLYGPWERMPNPIIPAGVNPETDWDSAITSNPAFVQSPDGFFRLYYKGFNRADWDYDVNVKGLRPGTSETGFRTNRQYGMAMAACPSGPYAKHGHNPIINLRQRLAGAESEDAYVWYQDGRYRMLMRDMGFFNHEYGLIFESQDGISWGEPKIGYLNSQVYLPEPPNGLDREGRLERPQLLTKDGKPEYLFCAIVGGKYNTSSGAVIKIN, from the coding sequence ATGATCGCAGATATTGAAATTGAGAACCATTACTCTGAGTTTTCACGTAGTCTTGAGGGCGTGGGAAGAATTCTTGAAGATCCGGATAATAATGTATGGTGCTGCTCGCCTATTTACGATGATGCGGGCAATGTTCACGTTTTTTACTCAAAATGGGTCAATGATGCTGCCCACAAAGGATGGCTGACATGTAGTCAGATTGGGCATGCAGTCGCCGCAAAACCTGAGGGACCCTATGAGATTCTTGATACTGCTTTGAAAGGCCGTGGAGGCGATTTTTGGGATAGTGTTACTATCCACAATCCCACAATCCACAAGGTGGATGATCTTTACTATTTGTTCTACATGGGTAATTCAGACGGTCTCGTCACCAGCAAGCGGGTTGGGGTTGCCGTTTCGAGCTCACTCTATGGACCATGGGAACGAATGCCCAACCCAATCATTCCAGCGGGTGTAAACCCTGAAACTGACTGGGATAGTGCGATTACCTCGAATCCAGCTTTCGTTCAGTCTCCTGATGGTTTTTTTCGCCTCTACTACAAAGGTTTCAATCGTGCTGACTGGGATTATGACGTGAATGTCAAAGGTCTGCGGCCTGGCACTTCAGAGACTGGCTTCCGGACAAACCGCCAGTATGGCATGGCCATGGCAGCTTGTCCATCGGGCCCCTACGCCAAACATGGTCACAATCCAATCATCAATTTGCGCCAGCGCCTGGCTGGTGCAGAATCTGAAGATGCCTACGTTTGGTATCAGGATGGGCGTTATCGGATGCTCATGCGCGACATGGGCTTCTTTAACCACGAGTACGGACTCATATTTGAATCCCAGGATGGCATCAGTTGGGGCGAACCCAAGATAGGTTATCTCAACTCTCAGGTCTATCTGCCGGAACCTCCAAATGGCCTTGACCGCGAGGGGCGTCTGGAACGTCCGCAATTACTGACAAAAGACGGAAAACCTGAATATCTTTTTTGCGCAATTGTCGGTGGTAAGTATAATACATCTTCAGGTGCAGTTATAAAAATAAACTAA
- a CDS encoding DUF5060 domain-containing protein, which yields MRNSIALILFSAAAQIAAGQQEVTSLTLINADTDLPIAAHSPLLDGASLDLNTLPTRNLNIQANTSPTAVGSVRFGYDGNANYRTESTAPYAFEGDNAGNYEPWTPTVGSHSVTATPYTAANGGGSAGAPLTINFTVTDSNTGGGENPSGSGAWIESGGMVVIEPESGDLVSDWVARPSTFTTDPTMAGSLGDGWLEWTGAQYFGNTQTEAQVNGIITYNFEIETEGDYIFVWRTKQYNEGTFDSGNDNYVRFNTGTAVSGYQDFGNFTKVWVQSKDAWSWTTTFEPVHGVFYGNGQARRHYTPGTHSIQIAARSPGHSIDRIVLYHTSVTFNQNNFESAPESERSGGSTSSLIFDATEDFPTINGGEVPYYIDNTYDALAIDAANTSYRDKFARAQLTFNGTSDDYDVTITTLTEEDGECTYRLLVDGAIVGTYQNPRVGNAGDLQPHTHTWSSVTINNGVTVAIESNTDSNDLILEGGVGPEFAWARGRWQQIELVASVEPPPPSAAENTPSAGVYGETDNSSNYKKWHRVTVAFEGPSTSEDATTNPFTDYRLNVTFTHPVSGKSYLVPGYYAADGNAGESGANSGNIWRAHFSPDEIGTWNYSASFRTGSNIAINSDAAAGSSTSFDGASGSFNVVASDKTGLDLRGKGRLEYDDTRYLKFAETGDPFLKVGADAPENFLAYSDFDNTYNHGGANYIKSWAPHVQDWNTGDPAWKSGKGKGIIGAINYLASEGQNVFSFLTYNAGGDSKDVWPYISHTDPFRFDCSKLDQWEIIFTHGDRMGMYLHFKTQETENDDLSGPGSAFALDDGNLGNERKLYYRELIARFGHHLALNWNLGEENTQTTAQQRDMAQFFYDNDPYGHNIVLHTYPGEQELRYRNLLGTGSKLTGASVQINYNQVHQETLQWIDESTAAGKPWVVANDEQGPANYANPPDDGYPGYAGGTTPSQKQMRAFSLWGNLMAGGAGIELYAGYLVPESDLTLQDFRSRDRMWDYNRHALNFFEMYLPFAEMDNANDLIGNTSDDNSKYCFAKEGEVYAIYLPNGGSTNLNLSAASGDFNVYWYDPRDGGDLQTGSVASVSGGNNVSLGTAPSDTTEDWAILVKRSKQVAYIHGDVSQDGTVPSGAAAPYDQMLLTDSGSTGLSQFKTMVEAEGYSIDQFYDQTTTLDASFLDNYDVVIFGLHQKIWSSAEKTALNDWLQAGGGMLIYSDSAAGGKFDVVGAQNTTGQTVVNNLISSYGMEVTVDQANGIKAYRAGPSASHGIVQGRPILEGEGVSPIAVDPTGSATVLIPYINNSDYKVSGDPNVPHQQNLTISNPDFAALALRPVGSGNIIAMFDRQPMWNNGPGSDIEERDNEEILRRIVRFLAGDLINLGLPFVEDFESHINGQAVAENNGWQKTGTGTADVQNIVTNGGNLALELKGEVDVQRELSTSQNLIWCDMNIRPAANPVGLEPDVPAGSSVAMFFDESGYLNLRNGASWIIPAGLNSINLSEWQRISIELNYSTQQYSVWLNDVRIAQNYSFANSDSSFSGIQFVHTLDTSTYLDNISADTIEPNDLDNDGDGLSNSWEIAKGLDPDDNGSSNPSNGPSGNPDGDTFDNLTEFALDLDPFGNDSHRGPKPQVEEVSDVSYVGIVYRENTMTDRIVYTIESSSDLSQTPWTNVVGEKIVLDPDPDSDGSSRLVQVRTPMTTDTVFLRLRTELP from the coding sequence ATGAGAAACTCCATTGCCCTTATCCTCTTCAGTGCGGCTGCACAAATCGCAGCCGGCCAACAAGAAGTCACGAGTCTAACGCTGATCAATGCAGACACTGATCTTCCGATTGCGGCCCATAGCCCGCTATTGGATGGTGCTTCACTTGATCTAAACACGCTACCAACGCGCAACCTGAACATTCAGGCCAACACTTCCCCAACCGCTGTTGGAAGTGTCAGATTTGGCTATGACGGAAATGCCAACTACCGCACGGAGAGCACAGCACCCTATGCCTTCGAAGGAGACAACGCAGGCAACTACGAGCCCTGGACACCAACTGTTGGCAGTCATTCGGTAACAGCCACCCCTTACACTGCGGCAAATGGTGGCGGCTCAGCCGGAGCACCGCTGACCATTAATTTCACGGTCACTGACTCTAATACTGGCGGCGGTGAGAATCCTAGCGGTTCAGGCGCGTGGATTGAAAGCGGCGGCATGGTAGTCATCGAACCAGAAAGTGGCGATCTGGTTTCAGACTGGGTCGCACGTCCAAGTACTTTTACAACTGACCCAACGATGGCTGGAAGCCTTGGAGATGGATGGCTGGAGTGGACCGGAGCACAATATTTTGGAAACACACAGACTGAAGCACAAGTAAACGGTATCATCACCTATAACTTCGAGATCGAGACTGAAGGTGACTATATTTTTGTCTGGCGGACAAAACAATACAACGAAGGAACCTTCGACTCTGGCAATGATAACTATGTTCGATTCAACACAGGCACTGCCGTTAGCGGTTATCAAGATTTCGGAAATTTCACAAAGGTCTGGGTACAAAGCAAAGATGCCTGGTCATGGACAACAACCTTTGAACCAGTCCACGGCGTGTTCTATGGAAATGGACAAGCCCGACGGCACTATACACCAGGAACTCATAGCATACAAATCGCAGCACGCTCTCCTGGACATTCGATCGACCGAATCGTGCTTTACCACACCAGTGTCACGTTCAATCAAAACAATTTTGAAAGCGCCCCGGAATCAGAACGCAGTGGAGGCAGCACCTCATCTCTGATATTTGATGCGACCGAAGACTTTCCAACAATCAATGGCGGCGAAGTTCCTTATTATATTGATAATACATATGACGCCCTTGCAATCGATGCGGCCAACACCTCGTATCGTGATAAATTCGCTCGGGCGCAACTCACCTTCAATGGAACATCAGACGACTATGATGTCACAATAACCACACTTACAGAAGAAGACGGCGAGTGCACTTACCGCCTTCTAGTTGATGGAGCCATTGTCGGCACATACCAAAATCCACGTGTAGGCAATGCTGGTGATCTTCAGCCACACACCCACACATGGAGCAGCGTTACAATCAACAATGGTGTAACCGTCGCAATCGAGTCCAACACAGATTCAAATGACCTGATTCTCGAGGGTGGTGTCGGTCCTGAGTTCGCGTGGGCACGCGGACGCTGGCAACAAATCGAACTAGTCGCTTCGGTAGAACCACCACCGCCTTCAGCAGCTGAAAACACCCCCTCAGCTGGAGTGTATGGAGAGACTGACAATAGTAGTAATTACAAAAAATGGCACCGCGTAACCGTGGCTTTTGAAGGTCCAAGCACCAGTGAGGATGCGACAACAAATCCATTTACCGACTACCGCTTAAACGTAACTTTCACCCATCCAGTAAGTGGAAAGAGCTATCTCGTTCCTGGCTATTATGCCGCAGATGGTAATGCCGGTGAAAGCGGTGCGAATTCAGGCAATATCTGGCGGGCTCACTTTTCACCTGACGAAATCGGCACTTGGAATTACAGCGCTTCATTCCGAACCGGCAGCAATATTGCCATTAATAGTGATGCTGCAGCGGGCAGCAGTACATCTTTTGATGGCGCGTCTGGTTCATTCAATGTTGTAGCATCAGATAAGACTGGCCTTGATCTTCGTGGCAAAGGTCGCCTTGAGTATGATGACACCCGTTACCTCAAATTCGCAGAGACAGGCGATCCATTCCTAAAAGTCGGAGCCGATGCACCAGAAAACTTCCTAGCCTACAGTGATTTTGACAATACCTATAATCATGGTGGCGCAAACTACATAAAAAGCTGGGCGCCACACGTGCAGGACTGGAACACGGGTGACCCGGCATGGAAGAGTGGCAAAGGTAAAGGCATCATCGGAGCTATCAACTACCTGGCATCCGAAGGACAGAATGTTTTCTCTTTTCTCACTTACAATGCCGGTGGTGACAGTAAAGATGTCTGGCCTTACATATCTCATACCGACCCATTTCGATTTGACTGTTCAAAACTCGATCAGTGGGAAATCATTTTCACACATGGAGATCGCATGGGCATGTATCTCCACTTCAAAACTCAGGAAACAGAAAACGATGACCTGAGCGGACCAGGCAGCGCCTTTGCACTGGATGATGGCAATCTCGGAAACGAACGCAAACTCTACTATCGCGAACTCATCGCCCGCTTTGGACATCACCTTGCACTGAACTGGAATCTTGGTGAAGAGAACACACAGACCACTGCTCAACAACGCGACATGGCTCAGTTCTTTTATGACAACGATCCATATGGCCACAACATCGTGCTCCACACCTACCCTGGTGAGCAAGAATTGCGCTACCGAAACCTTCTCGGGACTGGCTCGAAGCTCACTGGTGCCTCCGTCCAGATAAACTACAACCAAGTCCACCAGGAGACCCTTCAATGGATCGACGAATCTACAGCAGCTGGAAAGCCATGGGTGGTAGCCAACGACGAGCAAGGTCCGGCAAATTACGCAAACCCACCAGACGATGGCTATCCGGGCTATGCCGGAGGGACGACACCAAGCCAGAAACAGATGCGCGCTTTTTCTCTATGGGGCAACCTCATGGCTGGTGGTGCCGGAATCGAACTCTATGCAGGGTATCTGGTCCCAGAGAGTGACCTGACTCTACAAGACTTTCGCAGTCGCGATCGCATGTGGGACTACAATCGCCATGCGCTGAATTTCTTTGAAATGTATCTGCCTTTCGCTGAAATGGACAATGCCAACGACCTCATAGGCAACACAAGCGATGACAACAGTAAATACTGTTTCGCCAAGGAAGGTGAAGTCTATGCCATCTACCTCCCTAATGGAGGCAGCACAAACCTCAATTTGAGCGCAGCCAGTGGCGATTTCAATGTGTATTGGTATGATCCACGCGATGGGGGCGACTTACAAACGGGCAGTGTCGCATCGGTCAGCGGTGGCAACAACGTATCCCTTGGTACTGCTCCTTCGGACACAACTGAAGATTGGGCAATTCTTGTTAAACGTAGCAAACAAGTCGCCTATATCCACGGTGATGTTTCACAGGATGGCACTGTTCCATCCGGTGCAGCCGCACCTTACGATCAAATGCTGTTGACAGACAGCGGCTCAACTGGGCTTTCACAATTCAAGACAATGGTCGAAGCCGAAGGTTATTCCATCGACCAATTCTACGACCAAACCACAACACTGGATGCATCATTTCTGGATAACTACGATGTCGTCATATTCGGACTTCATCAAAAGATTTGGTCTAGTGCAGAGAAAACAGCACTGAATGACTGGCTTCAAGCTGGCGGTGGCATGCTGATCTATAGTGACTCAGCTGCTGGTGGCAAATTTGATGTCGTGGGAGCACAGAACACAACTGGTCAGACTGTTGTTAATAATCTCATAAGCAGTTACGGAATGGAAGTAACTGTCGACCAGGCAAATGGCATCAAAGCGTATCGCGCTGGCCCAAGCGCAAGCCATGGTATCGTTCAGGGGCGTCCTATTCTGGAAGGTGAAGGTGTCTCACCAATCGCTGTTGATCCAACCGGATCTGCCACGGTTCTCATTCCGTATATCAACAACTCCGATTATAAAGTCAGTGGCGATCCCAATGTCCCTCATCAACAGAATCTCACCATATCAAATCCTGACTTTGCTGCACTTGCCCTTAGGCCCGTGGGCAGTGGTAACATCATCGCTATGTTTGACCGTCAGCCAATGTGGAACAACGGCCCTGGCTCTGACATTGAAGAACGGGACAATGAGGAAATCCTTAGGCGTATAGTTCGCTTTCTTGCAGGCGATTTAATCAACCTTGGGCTTCCCTTTGTTGAAGACTTCGAAAGCCATATCAACGGTCAAGCCGTAGCAGAGAACAATGGTTGGCAAAAGACAGGCACTGGAACAGCTGATGTCCAAAACATCGTGACGAACGGCGGCAATCTTGCACTCGAACTTAAAGGTGAGGTAGATGTGCAACGTGAGCTCTCCACCAGTCAGAATCTTATTTGGTGCGACATGAACATTCGTCCTGCAGCCAATCCAGTTGGCCTGGAACCAGATGTCCCAGCCGGTTCCTCAGTAGCAATGTTCTTTGATGAATCCGGGTATCTAAATTTGAGAAACGGCGCTTCATGGATAATCCCCGCAGGCCTGAACAGTATCAATCTAAGTGAATGGCAACGCATCTCAATTGAGCTGAACTATTCAACTCAGCAATACTCCGTCTGGCTGAATGATGTGCGTATTGCTCAAAACTACAGTTTCGCCAACAGCGATAGCAGTTTTTCTGGTATCCAGTTTGTGCACACACTGGATACCTCAACCTATCTGGATAATATCAGTGCCGATACCATTGAGCCAAACGATTTGGATAATGATGGTGACGGGCTATCCAACAGCTGGGAAATTGCCAAAGGTTTGGACCCCGACGACAACGGCTCTAGTAACCCAAGCAACGGTCCTAGCGGGAACCCTGATGGAGATACTTTTGATAACTTGACGGAGTTTGCTCTCGATCTTGATCCATTTGGCAACGACTCACATCGTGGCCCAAAGCCTCAAGTTGAGGAAGTAAGCGATGTATCCTACGTCGGCATAGTCTATCGTGAAAACACAATGACGGATCGCATTGTCTATACCATAGAATCGTCATCAGACCTGTCTCAAACACCGTGGACAAATGTAGTCGGTGAAAAAATCGTATTGGATCCTGACCCCGATTCGGATGGCAGCAGTCGCCTCGTACAAGTCCGGACTCCAATGACTACCGACACAGTATTCCTCCGACTGAGAACCGAACTTCCTTAA
- a CDS encoding substrate-binding domain-containing protein, with the protein MIRHLDQSKDKPLRIAIVVDPRWAYGRRVIRGAIQYLKEKPDNIHLDLFSGQPFSKTSQLSEYDGILEGSSDALLEHLPENCPSVSIDAIGRQSRSCSIPIDHRGMGTIAADTLHSRGVVSYAYFDGGRNLSAESDTRSTLRREGFKKRLQELGIELSSPNFQTHSHNTFNDLLKWLQDLPKPTGIFAYSDSASLELAEACRMLDLLIPREVAIIGAGNDTILCSLLHPALSSVDTQTETITYQAMHTLIGLIRGDSATLSNTTPPQPQAVLRESTGQSSTPNKTVSKALDIIYSDEDRAERTTAQDIALATGVSLRSLQRLFKQHLETTVQQALLDARIERFKYYLRTTDLPIEELSTRLHIDCSSLRKSFTRITGHSPGHYRSLFKKGAAHNHRKINGAINPKVLTIGFLSPLSGQADLDALRGAEEYARQHRDIRLALRAFWNYPTDASSTYSSDGESASLENYDAFIVTTEVQLPAKLIGKKPIIYLDHTRRHSLAWSIGIDNWDIGALAAQHFLSKGYRHFAFCDYPRYNVETDHTLIDYRFSGRFAGFQDTLTKAGVPIHEIRRGYNSEDEPLLVWLKNLPRKTALFTFNDALAVRVARLCAQANLEIPNDIALLGVDNDESLCPFVPPGLSSVDIGFDRLGHMAIKNLINILKNPNSASALTFSQQACSVVERSSTQGLATDDPALNAASRFITHHIAEPLNVNEIVSVSDVSRRTLETRFTKVTGHTIHEHLQQKRLEAATNLLTRTADSVDHIAESCGFKHTRHFCQRFKQSTGQTPLAFRKSRGRPLLQKLSPECL; encoded by the coding sequence ATGATTCGTCACCTAGACCAATCGAAGGATAAGCCCCTACGAATCGCAATTGTCGTAGACCCCAGGTGGGCCTACGGCCGACGTGTGATACGTGGAGCCATACAATATCTCAAAGAGAAACCGGACAACATCCACTTGGACCTATTCAGTGGGCAACCGTTTTCTAAAACATCGCAATTGAGTGAATATGATGGGATACTTGAAGGCAGCTCAGATGCCCTGCTTGAGCATCTACCTGAAAATTGTCCTTCGGTTTCGATTGATGCAATTGGTAGACAAAGTCGCAGTTGCTCAATTCCCATTGACCACCGGGGAATGGGAACAATCGCTGCTGACACACTCCATAGCAGAGGTGTCGTCAGCTATGCATATTTTGATGGTGGCAGGAACTTGTCCGCTGAGTCTGATACGCGAAGCACATTGCGCCGTGAAGGTTTCAAAAAACGACTGCAAGAACTTGGAATAGAGTTGTCATCACCAAATTTCCAAACGCATTCACACAATACATTCAACGATCTCCTGAAATGGCTGCAGGACTTACCCAAGCCCACTGGTATTTTTGCATACAGTGATTCGGCATCCCTGGAATTGGCCGAGGCATGCAGAATGCTTGACCTGTTGATTCCTCGTGAGGTTGCAATCATTGGTGCAGGTAATGACACCATACTATGCTCTCTCCTCCACCCTGCATTATCCAGTGTTGATACACAAACTGAGACAATAACCTATCAGGCAATGCACACGCTTATTGGTTTGATTAGGGGCGACTCAGCTACTTTGTCCAACACAACCCCACCGCAGCCACAAGCCGTCCTACGTGAATCAACCGGCCAAAGCTCTACTCCTAACAAAACCGTCAGTAAAGCTCTCGATATAATCTATAGTGACGAAGATAGAGCTGAGCGCACAACAGCACAAGATATCGCATTAGCAACAGGTGTTAGTCTGCGCAGCCTGCAAAGACTGTTTAAGCAGCATCTCGAAACGACTGTTCAGCAAGCCCTGCTGGATGCCCGAATCGAGCGATTCAAATACTATTTGCGCACTACTGACTTGCCCATTGAAGAACTAAGCACTCGCTTGCATATCGATTGTTCCAGCCTTCGCAAGAGCTTCACCCGCATCACAGGCCATAGCCCAGGTCATTACCGCAGTCTCTTCAAAAAAGGTGCCGCACATAATCACCGAAAAATCAACGGAGCAATCAATCCCAAGGTACTCACCATAGGATTTCTATCACCACTGAGCGGCCAGGCTGATCTCGATGCACTTCGTGGTGCTGAAGAGTATGCCCGCCAGCACCGTGATATTCGACTGGCATTGCGCGCATTCTGGAATTATCCAACCGATGCCTCATCGACATACAGTTCGGATGGTGAATCAGCATCATTGGAAAACTATGACGCTTTTATCGTAACAACCGAAGTACAGCTGCCTGCAAAGCTTATTGGCAAAAAACCAATTATTTATCTGGATCATACAAGAAGGCATTCCCTGGCCTGGTCCATAGGGATCGACAATTGGGATATCGGAGCGCTGGCAGCACAGCATTTTCTATCAAAAGGATACAGGCATTTTGCTTTCTGCGATTACCCTCGCTACAATGTAGAAACTGATCATACTCTAATTGATTATCGCTTTAGCGGGCGCTTCGCCGGGTTTCAAGATACTCTTACCAAAGCAGGTGTTCCTATTCATGAAATCAGGCGTGGCTATAACTCAGAAGATGAACCATTACTCGTCTGGTTAAAGAATCTACCCAGAAAAACTGCATTATTCACATTCAACGATGCATTGGCGGTACGTGTGGCAAGACTATGCGCCCAAGCCAACCTCGAAATCCCAAATGATATTGCACTACTTGGGGTGGATAATGATGAATCGCTCTGCCCCTTCGTACCACCTGGCTTAAGTAGTGTTGATATTGGTTTTGATCGTCTTGGTCACATGGCCATTAAAAATCTAATCAACATACTGAAGAACCCAAATTCAGCTTCGGCACTTACCTTTTCGCAACAAGCATGCTCTGTCGTCGAACGCAGCTCAACCCAAGGTCTGGCGACCGATGATCCGGCTCTAAATGCTGCTTCAAGATTTATCACGCATCATATTGCCGAACCATTGAACGTGAACGAAATTGTATCTGTCAGCGATGTCAGTCGTCGCACATTGGAAACACGGTTCACTAAAGTCACAGGACATACCATCCACGAACACCTACAGCAGAAACGCCTTGAAGCTGCCACTAACTTGCTGACCCGCACAGCGGATTCCGTTGATCACATAGCCGAATCATGCGGTTTCAAGCATACACGACACTTTTGTCAGCGCTTCAAGCAATCGACAGGACAAACACCACTTGCTTTCCGCAAATCTCGTGGTCGCCCTCTACTTCAAAAGCTTTCCCCGGAATGCCTTTGA
- a CDS encoding PEP-CTERM sorting domain-containing protein (PEP-CTERM proteins occur, often in large numbers, in the proteomes of bacteria that also encode an exosortase, a predicted intramembrane cysteine proteinase. The presence of a PEP-CTERM domain at a protein's C-terminus predicts cleavage within the sorting domain, followed by covalent anchoring to some some component of the (usually Gram-negative) cell surface. Many PEP-CTERM proteins exhibit an unusual sequence composition that includes large numbers of potential glycosylation sites. Expression of one such protein has been shown restore the ability of a bacterium to form floc, a type of biofilm.), whose protein sequence is MNKNTLLIATLSSILCAASTYAYDINFTTAEGYTAGSLIGQPSGGGPTWTTNGAAVATVDPTGSGTASITALPTGVTLAYNSSESFANSGDTLTLSTDFVMNLNGANYNPDGTNVSGTSDNQIFLGTGEFLGSNAIRTNIIKQNDAGNWRMTFFNAGGGGAGGFAQFFFIESNIGITAAGGADLVSDKLRLTIDLTRNDTNSWNGNISIYNVDTATAINSTAYTTTVNAGQQAGTNYFGTFAGVGTFPTSIDVDNINLTVTPIPEPATIALSLGVACIVLTAVRRRRRS, encoded by the coding sequence ATGAATAAGAATACCCTATTAATTGCCACTCTTAGCAGCATACTATGCGCAGCTAGTACTTATGCATATGACATCAACTTCACAACGGCAGAAGGTTATACTGCCGGATCACTAATCGGACAACCAAGCGGCGGAGGTCCAACATGGACGACAAATGGAGCCGCAGTAGCAACAGTGGACCCAACTGGCAGTGGGACAGCTTCCATTACTGCTTTACCTACCGGAGTCACACTAGCATACAATAGCAGTGAATCATTTGCTAATTCCGGTGATACCCTCACTTTATCTACAGATTTCGTGATGAATCTGAACGGCGCTAACTATAATCCAGACGGAACGAATGTAAGTGGAACCAGTGATAACCAAATCTTTTTAGGTACTGGGGAATTTCTGGGCTCAAATGCAATTCGTACCAATATAATCAAACAGAATGACGCCGGTAACTGGAGAATGACTTTCTTTAACGCAGGTGGCGGCGGAGCTGGTGGATTTGCACAATTCTTTTTTATAGAAAGTAACATTGGAATAACTGCTGCAGGTGGAGCTGATCTTGTAAGTGACAAACTCAGGCTCACAATTGACTTAACCAGAAATGACACCAACAGCTGGAATGGCAATATCAGTATATACAATGTTGACACAGCCACTGCCATAAACTCGACGGCCTACACAACAACCGTAAACGCTGGTCAACAAGCTGGAACAAACTACTTTGGGACATTCGCTGGCGTCGGAACTTTTCCAACAAGTATTGACGTGGATAATATCAACCTCACCGTAACTCCCATCCCTGAGCCCGCAACCATTGCCCTGTCCCTGGGAGTTGCCTGCATAGTTCTCACTGCTGTAAGACGTCGCCGCAGGAGCTAG
- a CDS encoding PEP-CTERM sorting domain-containing protein (PEP-CTERM proteins occur, often in large numbers, in the proteomes of bacteria that also encode an exosortase, a predicted intramembrane cysteine proteinase. The presence of a PEP-CTERM domain at a protein's C-terminus predicts cleavage within the sorting domain, followed by covalent anchoring to some some component of the (usually Gram-negative) cell surface. Many PEP-CTERM proteins exhibit an unusual sequence composition that includes large numbers of potential glycosylation sites. Expression of one such protein has been shown restore the ability of a bacterium to form floc, a type of biofilm.), whose protein sequence is MKKLLSLTIAIIIGLAATSSFAATIVYGPAVTISADANVISTDIVGAYNFSSDATNSTVNGVSFTDVTASTGTTGDVTLANFGGNVDSTFSNSGQANTPTFGTLGADFQAVLGGGLFGNDAAMDSASITLNNLSPGTQYQVQIFANRTTDPNLRTIDIDGVTLISNANTADLIGQYTIGNFTADAATQSLGSLAGSSNFGVLNAIVVSTVVPEPSTYAITFGLIAVAIVAIRRRKTNQDRE, encoded by the coding sequence ATGAAAAAGCTACTTTCATTAACCATTGCAATCATTATTGGATTGGCGGCAACATCTTCATTTGCGGCAACAATTGTTTATGGCCCAGCCGTAACGATATCTGCTGATGCCAATGTCATTTCGACAGACATAGTTGGTGCCTATAACTTCAGCAGCGATGCAACCAACTCGACTGTTAACGGAGTGTCTTTTACAGATGTCACTGCTTCCACAGGTACAACTGGCGATGTGACATTAGCAAACTTTGGTGGCAACGTAGATTCCACTTTCAGCAATAGCGGACAGGCAAACACTCCAACCTTCGGCACCCTTGGCGCTGATTTCCAAGCAGTTCTTGGAGGCGGTTTGTTTGGTAATGATGCCGCAATGGATTCCGCATCTATTACTTTAAATAACTTGTCGCCAGGGACTCAGTATCAAGTTCAGATTTTTGCAAATAGGACCACGGATCCCAATCTACGCACAATTGATATTGATGGCGTTACCCTCATCAGCAATGCAAATACAGCTGATCTAATCGGACAATACACCATTGGCAATTTCACAGCAGATGCTGCAACCCAAAGTCTGGGGAGTTTGGCTGGCTCGTCGAATTTTGGGGTTCTCAATGCAATTGTAGTGTCTACCGTTGTTCCTGAACCCAGCACATATGCAATTACCTTCGGACTAATTGCCGTAGCTATTGTTGCGATACGCCGCCGAAAAACTAATCAGGACAGAGAGTAA